One Microbacterium sp. W4I20 DNA window includes the following coding sequences:
- the topA gene encoding type I DNA topoisomerase encodes MAEGKKLVIVESPTKMRSIQGYLGDGYEVLSSVGHIRDLADKKDIPAADKEAYGKYSIDIENGFDPYYVVSDRKTKTVAELKRALKTADELLLATDEDREGEAIAWHLLETLKPKVPVKRMVFHEITKDAIQAAVGNTRELDHDLVDAQETRRILDRLYGWDVSPVLWYKVKTGISAGRVQSAATRLIVDRERERMAFTSAEYWDVDADAAATGTHFKIRLVRVDGGQLARGTDFDDEGKLKKAVVILDEATAAALAQAVDAVGAGTVTKVEAKPGTRSPYAPFTTSTLQQEAGRKLSMGAKQAMGVAQRLYEKGYITYMRTDSTALSTQAVQAARSQAVALYGDAAVPLKPRVYKSKSKNAQEAHEAIRPSGENFRKPSSLSGELDRDEQRLYDLIWKRTVASQMADAKYETTTVTIAVDTSSELKGASAAQLAEFTASGTVYTFKGFLEAYEEGRDEKRGDADAAENQSLPAVAVGDELAVADAEAKGHRTTPKPRYTEASLVKVLEEKGIGRPSTFASIPETILDRGYAVKRGQALVPTWLAFSVVRLLEEHFADLVDYDFTAALEDDLDTIARGERNRVEWLKSFYFGSDSRTGLRQVVDNLGEIDARALNSTRITDTATLRFGKYGPYLEIADPENPEAKPRIVNVPEDLAPDELTAAKAQELIDAPVAGDRVLGENPENGKIVVVKDGRFGPYVQENDPVSEDAAVDESTGEVVDKPKPKRGAKKDTAPKPRTGSLFRSMSVDSIDLDTALQLLSLPRVVGVDPESGDEITAQNGRFGPYLKKGTDSRSLESESQIFDVTLEQALEIYAQPKYGAGRRASSALAEFEADPVSGKPIRIRDGRFGAYVTDSETNVTIPRGQKVEDITFEVAVEMLAEKRAKGPAPKRGARTAAKKAPAKKAPAKKTPAKKTAAKKPAAKTTAATSTAKKPAAKKATGTATAAARSAAAKKAAATRAANAAAKADS; translated from the coding sequence TTGGCTGAAGGCAAGAAGCTCGTCATCGTCGAGTCCCCGACGAAGATGCGGTCTATTCAGGGATACCTCGGCGACGGTTACGAGGTGCTCAGCTCGGTCGGGCACATCCGCGACCTCGCCGACAAGAAGGACATCCCGGCCGCCGACAAGGAGGCATACGGGAAGTACTCGATCGACATCGAGAACGGCTTCGACCCCTACTACGTCGTCTCCGACCGCAAGACGAAGACGGTCGCCGAACTCAAGCGGGCGCTGAAGACCGCCGACGAGCTCCTGCTCGCCACTGATGAGGACCGCGAAGGCGAGGCGATCGCCTGGCACCTGCTGGAGACGCTGAAGCCCAAGGTCCCGGTCAAGCGGATGGTGTTCCACGAGATCACCAAGGATGCGATCCAGGCCGCGGTCGGCAACACCCGTGAGCTCGACCATGACCTCGTCGATGCCCAGGAGACCCGTCGGATCCTCGACCGCCTGTACGGCTGGGACGTCTCGCCGGTGCTCTGGTACAAGGTGAAGACCGGTATCTCCGCGGGCCGCGTGCAGTCCGCCGCGACGCGCCTGATCGTCGACCGGGAACGCGAGCGCATGGCGTTCACCTCTGCCGAGTACTGGGACGTCGATGCCGACGCCGCCGCGACCGGCACGCACTTCAAGATCCGGCTCGTCCGCGTGGACGGCGGGCAGCTCGCCCGGGGAACCGACTTCGACGACGAGGGAAAGCTGAAGAAGGCCGTCGTCATCCTCGACGAGGCCACCGCGGCCGCACTCGCGCAGGCGGTCGACGCGGTGGGCGCGGGAACCGTCACCAAGGTCGAGGCGAAGCCCGGCACGCGCAGCCCGTACGCGCCGTTCACGACCTCGACCCTGCAGCAGGAGGCCGGCCGCAAGCTCTCGATGGGTGCGAAGCAGGCGATGGGCGTCGCCCAGCGTCTGTACGAGAAGGGGTACATCACCTATATGCGAACGGACTCCACGGCGCTGAGCACCCAAGCGGTGCAGGCGGCGCGGAGCCAGGCCGTCGCGCTGTACGGCGACGCCGCCGTGCCGCTGAAGCCGCGCGTCTACAAGTCCAAGAGCAAGAACGCCCAGGAGGCGCACGAGGCGATCCGTCCCTCGGGTGAGAACTTCCGGAAGCCCTCGTCGCTCTCTGGCGAACTCGACCGAGACGAGCAGCGGCTGTACGACCTGATCTGGAAGCGCACCGTCGCCAGCCAGATGGCCGACGCGAAGTATGAGACGACCACGGTCACGATCGCCGTCGACACGTCGTCCGAGCTCAAGGGAGCGAGCGCCGCCCAGCTGGCCGAGTTCACGGCATCCGGCACCGTGTACACCTTCAAGGGATTCCTCGAAGCGTACGAAGAGGGGCGCGACGAGAAGCGCGGCGATGCGGATGCCGCCGAGAACCAGTCCCTCCCCGCCGTCGCCGTGGGCGACGAACTCGCCGTGGCGGATGCCGAGGCGAAGGGCCACCGCACGACGCCCAAGCCCCGCTACACGGAGGCCTCGCTCGTCAAGGTCCTCGAGGAGAAGGGCATCGGCCGCCCGTCGACCTTCGCCTCCATCCCCGAGACGATCCTCGATCGCGGCTACGCCGTCAAGCGCGGTCAGGCGCTCGTGCCCACCTGGCTCGCCTTCAGCGTCGTGCGCCTCCTCGAAGAGCACTTCGCCGACCTCGTCGACTACGACTTCACGGCCGCACTCGAAGACGACCTCGACACCATCGCCCGTGGAGAGCGCAACCGGGTGGAGTGGCTGAAGTCGTTCTACTTCGGCTCGGACTCGCGCACCGGTCTGCGTCAGGTCGTCGACAACCTCGGCGAGATCGACGCCCGCGCGCTGAACTCGACGCGGATCACCGACACGGCGACGTTGCGGTTCGGCAAGTACGGCCCGTACCTCGAGATCGCCGACCCGGAGAACCCCGAGGCGAAGCCGCGCATCGTCAACGTGCCGGAAGACCTCGCTCCCGACGAACTGACCGCGGCCAAGGCGCAGGAGCTCATCGATGCTCCGGTCGCCGGAGACCGCGTGCTGGGAGAGAACCCCGAGAACGGCAAGATCGTCGTCGTGAAGGACGGCCGGTTCGGTCCGTACGTGCAGGAGAACGATCCGGTGTCCGAAGATGCCGCGGTGGACGAGTCCACCGGAGAGGTCGTCGACAAGCCCAAGCCGAAGCGCGGGGCGAAGAAGGACACGGCCCCGAAGCCGCGCACCGGATCGCTCTTCCGTTCGATGTCGGTTGACTCGATCGACCTCGACACCGCTCTCCAGTTGCTGAGTCTCCCGCGCGTCGTGGGCGTCGACCCGGAATCGGGCGACGAGATCACGGCGCAGAACGGCCGATTCGGTCCGTACCTGAAGAAGGGCACGGACTCCCGCTCGCTCGAGAGCGAATCGCAGATCTTCGACGTCACGCTCGAGCAGGCGCTCGAGATCTACGCGCAGCCGAAGTACGGAGCGGGTCGCCGTGCGTCCAGCGCGCTCGCCGAGTTCGAGGCAGACCCGGTCAGCGGCAAGCCGATCCGCATCCGCGACGGCCGTTTCGGCGCGTATGTGACCGACAGCGAGACGAACGTGACGATCCCGCGCGGGCAGAAGGTCGAGGACATCACGTTCGAGGTCGCTGTGGAGATGCTGGCGGAAAAGCGCGCGAAGGGTCCGGCTCCCAAGCGCGGTGCCCGGACGGCCGCGAAGAAGGCACCCGCGAAGAAGGCACCCGCGAAGAAGACACCGGCGAAGAAGACGGCAGCGAAGAAGCCCGCCGCCAAGACGACGGCCGCGACCTCGACGGCGAAGAAGCCCGCCGCCAAGAAGGCCACCGGCACCGCGACCGCCGCAGCCCGGTCGGCGGCAGCCAAGAAGGCGGCCGCCACCCGGGCGGCGAATGCCGCTGCCAAGGCGGACTCGTGA
- a CDS encoding alpha/beta hydrolase: MNTRSTSRFRRLAVVIAGLAAASVALSGCLYAMIPEQAAPRPSKTNTPDTEGVAADLLPFYSQKLEWTDCGTGFDCTEVTTPLDWENPGEGDITLSVVRHQAEGTAIGSLLTNPGGPGASGVSLVKDSLDFAVGADLIENYDVIGFDPRGVGESTPVTCYDATDMDAYLYTIPAAKRGSAEWEAELLDAHTAFAEACDANSGGILPHITTINAARDMDLIRALLGDKELNYLGYSYGTFLGATYAKLYPEKAGRLVLDGAIDPAVPGLEVGATQALGFESALRAFMQSCLDSGSCPFNGSVDDAMADLGALLASADRAPLENGDGRLLGADSLMTAVIAALYSEDNWSFLWETLGEVLQGDPTNAFYLADFYNSREDGTYTDNSTEAFRAYNCMDYPVEDDPDAEAAIEKKIAEGAPTIAPYWTGPDSCSVWPYPPTGTRAEITAEGAGPILVIGTTNDPATPYEWSESLAGQLEEGVLITRVGEGHTGYNKGNSCVDDAVEGFLLDDVVPEDGLRCE, translated from the coding sequence GTGAACACTCGATCCACTTCCCGCTTCCGTCGCCTCGCCGTCGTCATCGCGGGTCTCGCTGCGGCATCCGTGGCGCTCTCGGGGTGCCTGTACGCGATGATCCCCGAGCAGGCCGCACCGCGTCCCTCGAAGACGAACACGCCCGACACCGAGGGTGTCGCCGCCGATCTGCTTCCGTTCTACTCGCAGAAGCTGGAGTGGACCGACTGCGGCACCGGCTTCGACTGCACCGAGGTGACGACGCCCCTCGACTGGGAGAACCCCGGCGAGGGAGACATCACCCTGTCGGTCGTGCGTCACCAGGCCGAGGGCACGGCGATCGGCTCGCTGCTCACCAACCCGGGCGGACCGGGCGCCAGCGGCGTCTCACTCGTGAAGGACAGCCTTGACTTCGCCGTCGGAGCCGACCTCATCGAGAACTACGACGTGATCGGATTCGACCCCCGCGGAGTCGGGGAGTCGACGCCCGTGACCTGCTACGACGCGACCGACATGGACGCCTACCTCTACACGATCCCGGCCGCGAAGCGGGGGAGCGCCGAGTGGGAGGCCGAGCTGCTCGATGCGCACACGGCGTTCGCCGAGGCGTGCGACGCCAACAGCGGCGGCATCCTCCCGCACATCACGACGATCAACGCGGCCCGCGACATGGACCTCATCCGCGCTTTGCTGGGCGACAAGGAGCTGAACTACCTCGGCTACTCGTACGGCACGTTCCTCGGTGCGACGTACGCCAAGCTCTACCCCGAGAAGGCCGGCCGACTGGTGCTCGATGGCGCGATCGACCCCGCCGTCCCCGGGCTCGAGGTCGGCGCCACCCAGGCTCTCGGCTTCGAATCGGCGCTGCGCGCCTTCATGCAGAGCTGCCTCGACTCCGGCTCCTGCCCTTTCAACGGTTCGGTCGACGATGCCATGGCCGATCTCGGAGCGCTGCTCGCCAGCGCCGATCGAGCGCCGCTGGAGAACGGCGACGGACGCCTGCTGGGCGCGGACTCGCTGATGACCGCCGTCATCGCCGCCCTGTACTCGGAGGACAACTGGAGCTTCCTCTGGGAGACGCTGGGCGAGGTGCTCCAGGGTGATCCGACGAACGCGTTCTACCTCGCGGACTTCTACAACTCGCGCGAGGACGGCACGTACACCGACAACTCGACCGAGGCGTTCCGCGCGTACAACTGCATGGACTACCCGGTCGAGGACGACCCTGACGCCGAGGCCGCGATCGAGAAGAAGATCGCCGAGGGGGCGCCGACGATCGCGCCGTATTGGACCGGTCCCGACTCGTGCTCCGTCTGGCCGTACCCGCCCACCGGCACCCGCGCCGAGATCACGGCCGAGGGGGCGGGCCCCATCCTCGTGATCGGCACGACGAACGACCCGGCGACTCCGTACGAGTGGTCCGAATCGCTCGCGGGTCAGCTCGAGGAAGGCGTGCTCATCACCCGCGTCGGTGAGGGGCACACCGGCTACAACAAGGGCAACTCGTGCGTCGACGATGCCGTCGAGGGCTTCCTCCTCGACGACGTGGTTCCGGAAGACGGTCTGCGCTGCGAGTGA
- the tmk gene encoding dTMP kinase: MTAGPGVWITLEGGDGSGKTTQSNLLASWLTDAGHTVVRTREPGGSEVGQLIRDIVLHHRGDIAPRAEALLYAADRAHHVAAVVRPALARGEVVLQDRYLDSSVAYQGAGRVLDATEIRELSLWAAEGALPDLTVLLDLDPAAARVRLDSADKPFDRLEAEKAEFHGRVRDAYLALSAAEPERFLVVDAAASADEIATRIRDRVDELLASR, translated from the coding sequence GTGACCGCAGGTCCCGGTGTGTGGATCACGCTCGAAGGCGGAGACGGCTCGGGCAAGACCACACAGTCGAACCTGCTCGCCTCGTGGCTGACGGATGCCGGACACACGGTCGTGCGTACCCGTGAACCGGGTGGCTCAGAGGTCGGGCAGCTGATCCGCGACATCGTGCTGCACCACCGCGGCGACATCGCGCCCCGCGCCGAGGCGCTGCTGTATGCGGCCGACCGCGCCCATCACGTCGCCGCGGTGGTCCGCCCGGCTCTCGCCCGCGGTGAGGTGGTGCTGCAGGACCGCTACCTGGACTCCTCGGTCGCCTACCAGGGCGCCGGACGGGTGCTCGATGCGACCGAGATCCGCGAGCTGTCGCTCTGGGCCGCCGAGGGTGCGCTGCCCGACCTGACCGTGCTGCTCGACCTCGATCCGGCCGCGGCCCGCGTCCGTCTCGACTCGGCGGACAAGCCGTTCGACCGCCTCGAGGCCGAGAAGGCCGAGTTCCACGGTCGCGTCCGCGACGCATATCTCGCGCTCTCCGCCGCAGAGCCGGAGCGGTTCCTGGTGGTGGATGCTGCGGCATCCGCCGATGAGATCGCCACCCGCATCCGAGACCGCGTCGACGAACTGCTCGCCTCCCGCTGA
- a CDS encoding DNA polymerase III subunit delta', protein MPQTVAAPFPWADVWGQDAAVETLRAAASDPAALSHAWLITGPPGSGRSTLAHAFAAALIADHPEDENTMRQVLAGTHPDVTALRTDKVIITIAEARALVERSYFAPSAGRYRVIVVEDADRMVERTSNVLLKALEEPPEQTVWVLCAPSEADLLPTIRSRVRSLRLREPDVADVARLISLRTGVDETIAEQAARHAQRHIGMAQRLATDESARRRRDDTLRSVLGVRGVGDAVEVAGRIIQAATEDAKALTAERDATERASLLHTIGIAEGQAVPPALRTQLSALEDDQKKRATRSLRDGIDRVLTDLQSLFRDVVMLQFGRGDDLINRELRDELSALASAWPETRTLVVLDHLAETRQSLERNIAPLLALESLLVTITSGRKP, encoded by the coding sequence ATGCCCCAGACCGTCGCCGCCCCGTTCCCGTGGGCCGACGTATGGGGGCAAGACGCCGCTGTCGAGACACTGCGCGCCGCCGCATCCGATCCCGCCGCCCTCTCGCACGCCTGGCTCATCACGGGCCCACCCGGTTCCGGTCGTTCCACGCTCGCGCACGCGTTCGCCGCGGCACTGATCGCGGACCACCCCGAAGACGAGAACACCATGCGGCAGGTGCTGGCCGGCACCCATCCCGATGTCACGGCGCTCCGCACCGACAAGGTGATCATCACGATCGCCGAGGCCCGCGCCCTCGTGGAACGGTCGTACTTCGCGCCGTCCGCCGGCCGCTACCGGGTCATCGTGGTCGAAGACGCCGACCGCATGGTCGAGCGCACATCGAACGTGCTGCTCAAGGCCCTCGAGGAGCCGCCCGAGCAGACGGTCTGGGTCCTGTGCGCCCCGAGCGAGGCCGATCTGCTGCCGACCATCCGTTCCCGCGTGCGCTCGCTGCGACTCCGCGAGCCCGACGTCGCCGACGTGGCACGGTTGATCAGCCTCCGCACCGGTGTCGACGAGACCATCGCCGAGCAGGCCGCCCGCCACGCGCAGCGCCACATCGGCATGGCGCAGCGGCTCGCGACCGACGAATCCGCGCGACGCCGTCGCGACGACACGCTCCGGTCCGTGCTGGGAGTACGCGGCGTCGGCGACGCGGTCGAGGTCGCCGGTCGTATCATCCAGGCAGCGACAGAAGACGCCAAGGCCCTCACCGCTGAGCGTGACGCGACCGAACGGGCCTCGCTGCTGCACACGATCGGCATCGCCGAGGGACAGGCCGTGCCGCCGGCACTGCGCACCCAGCTGTCCGCGCTCGAAGACGATCAGAAGAAGCGGGCCACCCGCAGCCTGCGCGACGGCATCGACCGCGTGCTCACCGATCTGCAGTCGCTCTTCCGCGATGTCGTGATGCTGCAGTTCGGCCGGGGGGACGATCTGATCAACCGCGAGCTGCGTGACGAGCTGAGCGCGCTCGCGTCCGCCTGGCCTGAGACCCGTACTCTTGTCGTACTTGACCACCTTGCCGAGACGCGGCAGTCGCTGGAGCGCAACATCGCCCCGCTGCTCGCCCTGGAGAGCTTGCTCGTGACCATCACGAGCGGGAGGAAACCGTGA